From the Polyangiaceae bacterium genome, one window contains:
- a CDS encoding VCBS repeat-containing protein: MRDSRYAWGLCVLLVGTGCSSDSGSDANGGQGGSGAKGGGGGTGAGGGSGGGSAGVPVTPSCNAAANGSSGPVQAPTLRSTLDASWDENWLAAPALADVDGDGKLDIVAARHSVLYVWRGDGSKLWQTAWASSASNSPEHGSSRMWASPVVADFDGDGKVEIAVGSDADSSSNVNVAVYDNKGELMPGWPVHFGASDEVRSIAAADVDGDGKLEVLVNKTNKGPTTAVYELDGSMHPGFPQVSAACNPAPPAEECWDFGGYNQNIAAGDLDGDGVDDVVSSYDAIGFGVFKGDGTPFPTHASFTDKVITAVEAYHELKLSQQGWGTGDRSEFTYSPPVIADIDGDGDREIVLAGDHEHSSDTTNKGITVWVLNHDMTRPQGWDPPKDTGLPIQTGSLGANIVATRPNPTVAELDGKPGLEILVPTYDGKLHCFGPTGNELWSYTFGSSPSPYTGAGEALVVDLNGDGAPEILFTTFSSGQPKQPDAPAHLVVLDAAGKQLHKIELFGRGSMAAPSVADLDGDGQLELVISLKDTLGGAKGGVQIWDLPGSSDNCVLWGTGRGGLRRQGYVP; this comes from the coding sequence ATGCGCGACTCACGCTACGCTTGGGGGCTGTGTGTGCTGCTCGTCGGGACCGGCTGCAGCAGCGACTCGGGATCCGACGCGAACGGCGGTCAAGGGGGTAGCGGTGCCAAGGGCGGCGGTGGCGGCACTGGCGCCGGGGGCGGCAGCGGTGGCGGCAGCGCAGGCGTTCCGGTGACACCGTCGTGCAATGCGGCGGCCAATGGATCCTCCGGCCCCGTGCAGGCGCCGACCTTGCGTTCGACCCTCGACGCCAGTTGGGACGAGAATTGGCTGGCGGCGCCGGCGCTGGCGGACGTGGACGGTGACGGCAAGCTCGACATCGTGGCCGCGCGTCATTCGGTGCTCTACGTGTGGCGAGGAGACGGCAGCAAGTTGTGGCAGACCGCGTGGGCGAGTTCCGCGTCGAATTCTCCCGAGCACGGCAGCAGTCGCATGTGGGCATCGCCGGTGGTGGCCGACTTCGATGGCGACGGCAAGGTGGAGATCGCCGTGGGCAGCGACGCCGACTCCAGCTCCAACGTGAACGTTGCCGTCTACGACAACAAGGGCGAGCTGATGCCGGGGTGGCCGGTCCACTTCGGCGCTAGCGACGAGGTCCGCAGCATTGCTGCTGCCGACGTCGACGGCGATGGCAAGTTGGAGGTGCTCGTCAACAAGACGAACAAAGGGCCGACGACAGCGGTGTACGAGTTGGACGGCTCGATGCATCCCGGCTTTCCGCAAGTGAGCGCCGCCTGCAACCCGGCCCCGCCCGCCGAAGAGTGTTGGGACTTCGGGGGTTACAACCAAAACATCGCTGCAGGCGATCTGGACGGAGACGGTGTCGACGACGTGGTCAGCAGCTACGACGCCATCGGATTCGGCGTGTTCAAGGGCGATGGGACGCCGTTCCCGACCCATGCGAGCTTCACCGACAAGGTGATCACGGCCGTGGAGGCCTACCACGAGCTGAAGCTCTCCCAGCAGGGCTGGGGCACCGGTGATCGCTCGGAGTTCACCTATTCGCCGCCCGTGATCGCGGACATCGATGGCGACGGCGATCGCGAAATCGTGCTGGCCGGCGATCACGAGCACTCCTCGGATACGACCAACAAGGGCATCACGGTCTGGGTGCTCAATCACGACATGACTCGCCCGCAGGGCTGGGATCCACCCAAGGACACCGGACTGCCGATTCAAACTGGCAGCCTCGGCGCGAACATCGTGGCGACGCGGCCCAATCCGACTGTGGCGGAACTGGACGGCAAGCCAGGTCTGGAGATCCTGGTGCCCACCTACGACGGCAAGCTGCACTGCTTCGGTCCCACCGGAAATGAGCTGTGGTCCTACACCTTCGGCAGCAGCCCGAGTCCCTACACCGGCGCGGGTGAAGCCTTGGTGGTCGACCTGAACGGGGACGGCGCACCCGAGATCTTGTTCACCACGTTCTCGTCGGGGCAACCGAAGCAGCCGGATGCACCCGCGCACCTCGTAGTCCTCGATGCCGCCGGCAAGCAGTTGCACAAGATCGAGCTATTCGGGCGTGGCTCCATGGCGGCCCCGTCGGTTGCCGATCTGGACGGCGACGGTCAGCTCGAGCTGGTCATTTCTCTGAAGGACACGCTCGGCGGCGCCAAGGGAGGCGTGCAGATTTGGGATCTGCCCGGCTCCAGCGACAACTGCGTGCTGTGGGGCACGGGTCGCGGCGGCCTGCGTCGTCAAGGCTACGTGCCCTGA
- a CDS encoding serine/threonine-protein kinase codes for MAQEFDQLRDLLAGELESAEAEELETKLEARPELRRMLADMAVEAERPTAGAVRLQRSPAQPPTHAESSTTGPLGKGGMAVVLAGRQLKLDRAVAVKTLRADRRSEADVRRLLHEARITGRLEHPNIVPVHDIVRDEDGLPKVVLKLIEGHTWTELIAAPDRVRELFGADDLLEWNLGVLMAVARALSFAHSRHVLHRDVKPSNVMVGAFGEVYLLDWGIALDLDAPSNEDGGLDLAGTTGYMAPEQVLGIRDQLGTWTDTYLLAATLYHALAGRPPHGGVDLTTRVTRAAAGEPPPDLPDHVPSELRRITLQALHSNIERRTQHPEELRLALVAYLRHRGAERLARRGTRELESLRSETGPTSETEWEQTRLAAELAFRAAFEEWPECEEARRGLRELAIARITHALERGQPGQAARLLDDLDDPPEALKQQVNAARTEADEEAERLQRIVADADRGVGHGARGIFGAIFGLIWIGFWGVVAFVPPKTVAPLVLFTVGFAVIGITGVLTLGKQLLQNRINRTSMAIIVSGMAMTVAWCLGASWLNLEIRTVFIGLLLVWATFASGMATLMDPWGTISAVGFVGAFLVASYEPDWMPWALLAGNAVLIVNQIVLNIALARRGFRAPPRVPLGHR; via the coding sequence GTGGCGCAGGAGTTCGACCAGCTACGGGACCTCTTGGCGGGAGAGCTCGAGAGCGCCGAGGCCGAAGAGCTGGAAACCAAGCTCGAGGCGCGGCCGGAACTTCGTCGCATGCTGGCGGACATGGCCGTGGAGGCGGAACGACCCACGGCTGGCGCAGTTCGCCTTCAGCGTTCCCCCGCTCAGCCGCCGACGCACGCGGAGAGCTCGACGACTGGACCGCTGGGCAAGGGCGGCATGGCCGTCGTGCTCGCAGGGCGTCAGCTCAAGCTCGATCGCGCCGTAGCGGTGAAGACCCTGCGCGCGGACCGTCGCTCCGAGGCGGACGTGCGAAGGCTATTGCACGAAGCTCGGATCACCGGGCGCTTGGAGCATCCCAACATCGTTCCGGTACATGACATCGTTCGCGACGAAGATGGACTGCCCAAGGTCGTGCTCAAGCTGATCGAGGGGCACACCTGGACCGAGCTGATTGCAGCTCCGGACCGCGTGCGGGAACTGTTCGGCGCCGACGACTTGCTCGAATGGAACCTGGGCGTGCTGATGGCCGTCGCGCGTGCGCTTTCCTTCGCCCACAGCCGCCACGTTCTTCACCGCGACGTCAAACCCAGCAACGTGATGGTGGGCGCCTTCGGTGAGGTATACTTGCTCGACTGGGGCATTGCGCTCGACCTCGATGCCCCTTCGAATGAAGACGGTGGCCTCGATCTGGCCGGCACGACCGGCTACATGGCGCCCGAGCAAGTGCTCGGCATTCGCGATCAGCTCGGCACCTGGACCGACACCTACCTTCTCGCCGCCACCCTGTACCACGCGTTGGCAGGACGTCCCCCGCACGGCGGCGTGGACCTGACGACCCGCGTCACTCGAGCCGCCGCGGGCGAGCCTCCGCCGGATTTGCCCGACCATGTCCCGAGCGAACTGCGACGCATCACCCTGCAAGCGCTGCATTCGAACATCGAACGACGTACGCAGCACCCAGAAGAGCTGCGTCTTGCACTCGTCGCCTATCTACGGCACCGCGGTGCCGAGCGCCTGGCCCGACGCGGCACTCGCGAGCTGGAGTCCCTGCGTTCCGAAACGGGTCCGACGAGCGAGACTGAGTGGGAGCAGACGCGACTCGCAGCAGAGCTTGCCTTTCGCGCAGCCTTCGAAGAGTGGCCCGAGTGCGAGGAGGCGCGTCGCGGCTTGCGCGAACTCGCGATCGCCCGCATCACGCACGCCTTGGAGCGAGGCCAGCCCGGTCAGGCCGCTAGGCTGCTCGACGATCTCGATGATCCACCCGAGGCCTTGAAGCAGCAGGTGAATGCTGCGCGGACTGAAGCGGACGAGGAGGCCGAGCGGCTCCAACGAATCGTCGCAGATGCCGATCGCGGCGTCGGTCACGGGGCTCGCGGGATCTTCGGTGCCATTTTCGGCCTGATCTGGATTGGCTTCTGGGGTGTAGTCGCGTTCGTGCCGCCGAAAACCGTGGCGCCGCTGGTCCTCTTCACGGTGGGGTTTGCCGTGATCGGCATCACAGGGGTGCTCACTTTGGGCAAGCAGCTGCTGCAGAACCGCATCAACCGCACCAGCATGGCCATCATCGTGAGCGGCATGGCCATGACCGTGGCGTGGTGTCTGGGCGCCAGCTGGCTGAACCTCGAGATCCGCACCGTGTTCATCGGGCTGCTGCTGGTGTGGGCGACCTTCGCAAGCGGCATGGCCACCTTGATGGACCCCTGGGGCACGATCAGCGCGGTCGGCTTCGTTGGCGCGTTCCTGGTCGCCAGCTACGAACCCGACTGGATGCCCTGGGCGCTGCTCGCGGGTAACGCCGTGTTGATCGTCAACCAGATCGTGCTCAATATCGCCCTGGCGCGACGAGGGTTTCGCGCACCGCCACGCGTTCCCCTCGGGCACCGTTGA